A window of Silurus meridionalis isolate SWU-2019-XX chromosome 28, ASM1480568v1, whole genome shotgun sequence contains these coding sequences:
- the sorbs2a gene encoding sorbin and SH3 domain-containing protein 2 isoform X1 yields the protein MTDGLRNGDASSSTLTAKGYRSVHPNLQDKSSPVPVPLPPPRRESYHMTPNPPPYSSIVPSGSYAIQSNSSYLYSETARTTSSEIAQDIVNANANSFISQLLERKVPLLKLANEGSTANTKDVSSDTNMYQPWANTNTVKVINPGSTDDIPPSPPPRTHSKSPATTHTASLSIRIAPKGSEYRSQSGLRAGFGSQSQDPAEPSPKVPPRPAGDEAGEMAINGSAHSQRSFSPPSQRPPPPIFSPGLEHLQQTRHSEGSESVQRESVSVGERSFSSVTPVARFSEEEKKVSVIKAPHYQGIGPVDESGLPLAIRTTVDRPKDWYKTMFKQIHTVHKPDDDYADTYGATYAVGNNENFDPVHAHPPPRTHTYRPLSRNSNEPGRAPPPRETSPVPPPPPPMPSLLQLRSRDLDREKELPHDPNEWSPPDRKVDTRRYRAEPRSIFEYEPGKSSILEHERPGFALEADEIDLENEPWFKFFSELEFGRPPPKKRLDYTPDCSTHPSTQTSLYLSSSERPESTSSSDYRKRRKSEPFVTQQSTGNEQNAGPASRLQPYKSNSLKKPAVRSSPSSPAKAKAGGTCESLSPSVSSPGMDPVSSHLSSDTLSLSTSTLRSSKQSISFKNGWQVCQKDSPETWSSVEDEEAGASSPHLKSRSCDNLLSDSSVGMNGNHSESIGSLLGDGGTRQPQAQAKSLNSSPRARRHHRRKMAHDTPGFLQLYKTMHHIDRAQLLPSEVICSVRARILELERQQQQQRKSLDSWAPLGQEVPQSMVPNRISEYEQMIQKSKSMPDLGEDNTQSGTTTPGSSRASSCPKRRFSVESLLEEEDPPERARSPPEGQPRPGPEDRSLVPVVRQNLHKQQDYSDSEQDACTSELSDFIQIEGSSFCSESDLDHCSLTSSESFCGSGHHHHHHHHHHHHGRRHHSSHHHHLHQSLGQSQGYHHRHLISSCKGRCPASYTRFTTMLKHERAQQESHTSITPPLAQQSPSLSKLAFLVSPVPFRKKRGSSPTQQHYSRSGHHKSKAAMYEALDAALQDIYDHLRAEKGLGAARLPDDSILRRLLQELLPEVPERSSSLRGRRGTCSPSSSHHYQPYHSASYQQPHHADASNNNQHTNASSNAHYYSDQGTDAGCITPQNRKPTPERERQSARAIYDFKAQSSKELSFKKGDAINIVRQIDSNWYEGEHRGRIGIFPISYVERVISNERKQPVRPPPPAQLREMGEAVARYNFNADTNVELSLRKGEKVILLRKVDKNWYEGRITGSNKQGIFPVSYVDLIKTSPSKSPGHRGDSYRVQKRMMQESQHGAGEPFQAVFNYVPRNEDELELREGDVVDVVEKCDDGWFVGTSRKSRQFGTFPGNYVKSL from the exons ATGACGGACGGATTGAGGAACGGTGACGCGAGCAGCTCCACTCTGACTGCTAAAGGCTACAGAAGCGTTCATCCCAACCTGCAGGACAAGAGCAGCCCTGTCCCG GTTCCGCTCCCACCCCCTCGGAGAGAGAGCTATCACATGACCCCAAACCCTCCACCTTACAGCTCCATCGTTCCCTCTGGATCTTACGCCATCCAATCCAACTCCTCGTACTTGTATTCTGAAACCGCTCGCACTACCAGCTCAGAGATCGCCCAAGATATtgttaatgctaatgctaacagcTTTATTAGCCAGCTCCTGGAGCGCAAGGTGCCGCTTCTGAAACTCGCTAATGAAGGATCCACTGCTAACACTAAAGATGTAAGCAGCGATACTAACATGTATCAACCGTGGGCTAATACTAACACAGTGAAGGTCATAAACCCTGGTTCGACCGATGATATTCCGCCATCCCCACCACCGCGTACACACTCCAAATCCCCTGCTACGACACACACAGCCTCTCTCTCCATTCGGATAGCTCCTAAGGGCTCAGAATACCGTTCCCAATCTGGACTTCGAGCTGGATTTGGATCCCAAAGCCAGGATCCTGCTGAGCCAAGCCCCAAAGTGCCACCCAGACCTGCAGGCGATGAGGCG GGTGAAATGGCGATTAATGGAAGTGCCCACTCACAGAGGTCATTTTCTCCTCCATCACAACGTCCTCCTCCACCCATCTTTAGTCCTGGACTCGAGCATTTACAGCAGACAAGACACTCAG aaGGTTCAGAGTCAGTACAGAGGGAGTCGGTGTCAGTAGGTGAGAGGTCGTTCAGCAGTGTGACTCCTGTGGCTCGTTTCtcagaggaggaaaagaaagttTCAGTGATCAAGGCACCTCATTATCAGGGCATCGGGCCAGTGGACGAGTCGGGCCTCCCCCTTGCTATCCGCACG aCTGTAGACAGGCCTAAGGACTGGTACAAGACCATGTTTAAACAAATCCATACGGTGCATAAACCAG ATGATGACTATGCAGACACATACGGTGCTACTTATGCTGTGGGGAATAACG AGAACTTCGACCCCGTCCACGCCCACCCACCGCCTCGGACACACACCTACCGGCCCCTGTCTCGCAACTCCAACGAGCCTGGCAGAGCTCCGCCCCCTCGAGAGACGAGTCCCGTACCACCGCCACCCCCACCCATGCCCTCGCTCCTGCAGCTACGCTCACGAGATCTCGATCGTGAGAAAGAGCTCCCGCACGATCC AAACGAATGGAGCCCCCCGGATCGTAAGGTGGACACGCGGCGGTATCGTGCGGAGCCGCGCAGCATCTTCGAGTACGAACCGGGCAAATCCTCCATCCTGGAGCACGAGCGACCG GGTTTTGCGTTAGAAGCAGATGAGATAGATTTAGAGAACGAGCCGTGGTTTAAGTTCTTTTCAGAGCTGGAGTTCGGCCGGCCG CCTCCCAAAAAGAGGCTGGATTACACGCCTGACTGCTCCACCCACCCCAGCACACAG acgtctctctatctctcatcCTCCGAACGGCCTGAGAGCACCTCCAG CAGTGACTACAGGAAGAGACGAAAATCGGAGCCGTTTGTCACTCAGCAGAGCACAGGAAATGAGCAGAATGCTGGTCCAGCCTCGAGACTTCAACCTTACAAATCCAACAGTTTGAAGAAGCCTGCTGTACGTTCCTCACCTTCCTCTCCAGCAAAAGCAAAAG CTGGAGGCACTTGtgagtctctctctccatcagtgAGCTCCCCAGGTATGGACCCAGTGTCCTCTCACCTCTCATCTGACACCCTCTCCTTGTCCACATCCACCCTGCGCAGTTCCAAACAATCTATCAGCTTTAAGAATGGTTGGCAGGTGTGCCAGAAGGACAGCCCTGAAACCTGGAGCAGTGTGGAAGATGAGGAAGCGGGAGCGTCCTCGCCTCATCTCAAGTCTCGCAGTTGTGATAACTTACTCTCAGACAGTAGCGTTGGAATGAACGGAAACCATTCAGAAAGCATCGGATCACTGCTTGGTGATGGTGGGACACGCCAACCACAGGCACAAGCAAAGAGTCTCAATTCGTCCCCCAGAGCACGTCGGCATCACCGGCGCAAAATGGCCCACGATACTCCAGGATTCCTTCAGCTTTACAAGACGATGCATCACATCGATCGGGCACAGCTTTTGCCCTCAGAAGTGATCTGTTCTGTCCGTGCCCGCATCCTGGAACTGGAGagacaacagcagcagcagaggaAAAGCCTGGATTCATGGGCACCATTAGGCCAGGAAGTACCACAGAGCATGGTGCCAAATCGGATCTCAGAGTATGAGCAGATGATCCAAAAGTCAAAATCCATGCCAGACCTGGGCGAAGATAACACTCAATCAGGCACCACCACGCCAGGGTCTTCTCGAGCCAGCAGTTGCCCCAAGCGTCGCTTCTCAGTTGAATCTCTTCTAGAGGAGGAGGACCCTCCAGAAAGGGCAAGAAGTCCCCCAGAAGGCCAACCACGGCCAGGTCCAGAAGATCGAAGCCTTGTTCCGGTTGTCAGACAGAACCTACACAAACAGCAAGACTACTCAGACAGTGAGCAGGATGCTTGCACCTCCGAATTGAGTGACTTTATTCAGATAGAAGGGTCTTCATTTTGTAGTGAGAGCGACTTAGACCACTGCTCACTAACGTCATCGGAGAGCTTCTGTGGTTCTggacatcatcaccaccatcaccaccaccaccatcaccatggACGCCGTCACCACAGcagccaccaccaccatctccaccaGAGTCTGGGTCAGAGTCAAGGTTACCACCACCGCCACCTCATCAGCTCTTGTAAGGGCCGTTGCCCGGCATCCTACACCCGCTTCACCACTATGCTTAAGCATGAGAGAGCACAGCAAGAGAGCCACACATCTATCACCCCTCCACTGGCTCAGCAATCACCCAGCCTTTCCAAGCTGGCCTTCCTGGTTAGCCCGGTGCCTTTCCGCAAGAAGCGGGGTTCCTCACCAACCCAGCAGCACTATAGTCGCTCGGGCCACCACAAATCAAAGGCAGCCATGTATGAGGCTTTAGACGCTGCCCTTCAAGACATTTATGACCACTTAAGGGCTGAGAAAGGGCTTGGAGCTGCTCGGTTGCCGGATGACAGCATTTTGCGTCGGCTCCTGCAGGAGTTGCTCCCAGAAGTTCCCGAAAGGAGCTCATCACTGCGGGGCCGGCGGGGGACTTGCTCCCCTTCCTCCTCCCACCACTACCAGCCTTACCACAGTGCCTCCTACCAGCAGCCGCACCACGCAGATGCCTCCAACAACAACCAGCACACTAATGCTAGCTCTAACGCACACTACTATTCAG ATCAGGGCACTGACGCTGGTTGCATCACACCTCAGAACAGAAAACCTACTCCGGAACGAGAG AGACAGTCTGCCAGGGCTATTTACGATTTTAAAGCTCAGTCCAGCAA AGAGCTCTCGTTTAAAAAGGGTGATGCAATCAACATCGTCAGGCAGATCGACAGCAACTGGTACGAGGGAGAGCACAGGGGGCGCATTGGGATTTTCCCTATCTCTTATGTCGAG AGGGTCATATCTAATGAGAGGAAGCAGCCGGTgcgtcctcctcctccagccCAGCTCAGGGAGATGGGCGAGGCTGTGGCTCGCTACAACTTCAACGCCGACACAAACGTGGAGCTTTCGCTCCGGAAG GGTGAGAAAGTGATCTTGCTAAGAAAAGTTGATAAGAACTGGTATGAAGGCAGAATCACAGGCTCCAATAAGCAGGGGATTTTCCCTGTCTCCTACGTTGATCTCATCAAGACCTCCCCTTCTAAAAGTCCTGGTCACCGTGGAGACTCCTACAGGGTGCAAAAG AGGATGATGCAGGAATCCCAGCACGGAGCAGGAGAGCC GTTCCAGGCCGTATTTAACTATGTGCCCCGGAACGAGGACGAGCTGGAGCTGCGAGAGGGGGACGTGGTGGATGTGGTGGAGAAGTGCGATGACGGCTGGTTCGTAG GAACGTCTCGTAAGAGCCGGCAGTTCGGAACCTTCCCAGGAAACTACGTTAAGAGTCTTTAA
- the sorbs2a gene encoding sorbin and SH3 domain-containing protein 2 isoform X10 yields the protein MTDGLRNGDASSSTLTAKGYRSVHPNLQDKSSPVPVPLPPPRRESYHMTPNPPPYSSIVPSGSYAIQSNSSYLYSETARTTSSEIAQDIVNANANSFISQLLERKVPLLKLANEGSTANTKDVSSDTNMYQPWANTNTVKVINPGSTDDIPPSPPPRTHSKSPATTHTASLSIRIAPKGSEYRSQSGLRAGFGSQSQDPAEPSPKVPPRPAGDEAGEMAINGSAHSQRSFSPPSQRPPPPIFSPGLEHLQQTRHSEGSESVQRESVSVGERSFSSVTPVARFSEEEKKVSVIKAPHYQGIGPVDESGLPLAIRTTVDRPKDWYKTMFKQIHTVHKPDDDYADTYGATYAVGNNENFDPVHAHPPPRTHTYRPLSRNSNEPGRAPPPRETSPVPPPPPPMPSLLQLRSRDLDREKELPHDPNEWSPPDRKVDTRRYRAEPRSIFEYEPGKSSILEHERPGFALEADEIDLENEPWFKFFSELEFGRPPPKKRLDYTPDCSTHPSTQTSLYLSSSERPESTSSSDYRKRRKSEPFVTQQSTGNEQNAGPASRLQPYKSNSLKKPAVRSSPSSPAKAKDQGTDAGCITPQNRKPTPERERQSARAIYDFKAQSSKELSFKKGDAINIVRQIDSNWYEGEHRGRIGIFPISYVERVISNERKQPVRPPPPAQLREMGEAVARYNFNADTNVELSLRKGEKVILLRKVDKNWYEGRITGSNKQGIFPVSYVDLIKTSPSKSPGHRGDSYRVQKRMMQESQHGAGEPFQAVFNYVPRNEDELELREGDVVDVVEKCDDGWFVGTSRKSRQFGTFPGNYVKSL from the exons ATGACGGACGGATTGAGGAACGGTGACGCGAGCAGCTCCACTCTGACTGCTAAAGGCTACAGAAGCGTTCATCCCAACCTGCAGGACAAGAGCAGCCCTGTCCCG GTTCCGCTCCCACCCCCTCGGAGAGAGAGCTATCACATGACCCCAAACCCTCCACCTTACAGCTCCATCGTTCCCTCTGGATCTTACGCCATCCAATCCAACTCCTCGTACTTGTATTCTGAAACCGCTCGCACTACCAGCTCAGAGATCGCCCAAGATATtgttaatgctaatgctaacagcTTTATTAGCCAGCTCCTGGAGCGCAAGGTGCCGCTTCTGAAACTCGCTAATGAAGGATCCACTGCTAACACTAAAGATGTAAGCAGCGATACTAACATGTATCAACCGTGGGCTAATACTAACACAGTGAAGGTCATAAACCCTGGTTCGACCGATGATATTCCGCCATCCCCACCACCGCGTACACACTCCAAATCCCCTGCTACGACACACACAGCCTCTCTCTCCATTCGGATAGCTCCTAAGGGCTCAGAATACCGTTCCCAATCTGGACTTCGAGCTGGATTTGGATCCCAAAGCCAGGATCCTGCTGAGCCAAGCCCCAAAGTGCCACCCAGACCTGCAGGCGATGAGGCG GGTGAAATGGCGATTAATGGAAGTGCCCACTCACAGAGGTCATTTTCTCCTCCATCACAACGTCCTCCTCCACCCATCTTTAGTCCTGGACTCGAGCATTTACAGCAGACAAGACACTCAG aaGGTTCAGAGTCAGTACAGAGGGAGTCGGTGTCAGTAGGTGAGAGGTCGTTCAGCAGTGTGACTCCTGTGGCTCGTTTCtcagaggaggaaaagaaagttTCAGTGATCAAGGCACCTCATTATCAGGGCATCGGGCCAGTGGACGAGTCGGGCCTCCCCCTTGCTATCCGCACG aCTGTAGACAGGCCTAAGGACTGGTACAAGACCATGTTTAAACAAATCCATACGGTGCATAAACCAG ATGATGACTATGCAGACACATACGGTGCTACTTATGCTGTGGGGAATAACG AGAACTTCGACCCCGTCCACGCCCACCCACCGCCTCGGACACACACCTACCGGCCCCTGTCTCGCAACTCCAACGAGCCTGGCAGAGCTCCGCCCCCTCGAGAGACGAGTCCCGTACCACCGCCACCCCCACCCATGCCCTCGCTCCTGCAGCTACGCTCACGAGATCTCGATCGTGAGAAAGAGCTCCCGCACGATCC AAACGAATGGAGCCCCCCGGATCGTAAGGTGGACACGCGGCGGTATCGTGCGGAGCCGCGCAGCATCTTCGAGTACGAACCGGGCAAATCCTCCATCCTGGAGCACGAGCGACCG GGTTTTGCGTTAGAAGCAGATGAGATAGATTTAGAGAACGAGCCGTGGTTTAAGTTCTTTTCAGAGCTGGAGTTCGGCCGGCCG CCTCCCAAAAAGAGGCTGGATTACACGCCTGACTGCTCCACCCACCCCAGCACACAG acgtctctctatctctcatcCTCCGAACGGCCTGAGAGCACCTCCAG CAGTGACTACAGGAAGAGACGAAAATCGGAGCCGTTTGTCACTCAGCAGAGCACAGGAAATGAGCAGAATGCTGGTCCAGCCTCGAGACTTCAACCTTACAAATCCAACAGTTTGAAGAAGCCTGCTGTACGTTCCTCACCTTCCTCTCCAGCAAAAGCAAAAG ATCAGGGCACTGACGCTGGTTGCATCACACCTCAGAACAGAAAACCTACTCCGGAACGAGAG AGACAGTCTGCCAGGGCTATTTACGATTTTAAAGCTCAGTCCAGCAA AGAGCTCTCGTTTAAAAAGGGTGATGCAATCAACATCGTCAGGCAGATCGACAGCAACTGGTACGAGGGAGAGCACAGGGGGCGCATTGGGATTTTCCCTATCTCTTATGTCGAG AGGGTCATATCTAATGAGAGGAAGCAGCCGGTgcgtcctcctcctccagccCAGCTCAGGGAGATGGGCGAGGCTGTGGCTCGCTACAACTTCAACGCCGACACAAACGTGGAGCTTTCGCTCCGGAAG GGTGAGAAAGTGATCTTGCTAAGAAAAGTTGATAAGAACTGGTATGAAGGCAGAATCACAGGCTCCAATAAGCAGGGGATTTTCCCTGTCTCCTACGTTGATCTCATCAAGACCTCCCCTTCTAAAAGTCCTGGTCACCGTGGAGACTCCTACAGGGTGCAAAAG AGGATGATGCAGGAATCCCAGCACGGAGCAGGAGAGCC GTTCCAGGCCGTATTTAACTATGTGCCCCGGAACGAGGACGAGCTGGAGCTGCGAGAGGGGGACGTGGTGGATGTGGTGGAGAAGTGCGATGACGGCTGGTTCGTAG GAACGTCTCGTAAGAGCCGGCAGTTCGGAACCTTCCCAGGAAACTACGTTAAGAGTCTTTAA
- the sorbs2a gene encoding sorbin and SH3 domain-containing protein 2 isoform X8 has product MTDGLRNGDASSSTLTAKGYRSVHPNLQDKSSPVPGEMAINGSAHSQRSFSPPSQRPPPPIFSPGLEHLQQTRHSEGSESVQRESVSVGERSFSSVTPVARFSEEEKKVSVIKAPHYQGIGPVDESGLPLAIRTTVDRPKDWYKTMFKQIHTVHKPDDDYADTYGATYAVGNNENFDPVHAHPPPRTHTYRPLSRNSNEPGRAPPPRETSPVPPPPPPMPSLLQLRSRDLDREKELPHDPNEWSPPDRKVDTRRYRAEPRSIFEYEPGKSSILEHERPGFALEADEIDLENEPWFKFFSELEFGRPPPKKRLDYTPDCSTHPSTQTSLYLSSSERPESTSSSDYRKRRKSEPFVTQQSTGNEQNAGPASRLQPYKSNSLKKPAVRSSPSSPAKAKAGGTCESLSPSVSSPGMDPVSSHLSSDTLSLSTSTLRSSKQSISFKNGWQVCQKDSPETWSSVEDEEAGASSPHLKSRSCDNLLSDSSVGMNGNHSESIGSLLGDGGTRQPQAQAKSLNSSPRARRHHRRKMAHDTPGFLQLYKTMHHIDRAQLLPSEVICSVRARILELERQQQQQRKSLDSWAPLGQEVPQSMVPNRISEYEQMIQKSKSMPDLGEDNTQSGTTTPGSSRASSCPKRRFSVESLLEEEDPPERARSPPEGQPRPGPEDRSLVPVVRQNLHKQQDYSDSEQDACTSELSDFIQIEGSSFCSESDLDHCSLTSSESFCGSGHHHHHHHHHHHHGRRHHSSHHHHLHQSLGQSQGYHHRHLISSCKGRCPASYTRFTTMLKHERAQQESHTSITPPLAQQSPSLSKLAFLVSPVPFRKKRGSSPTQQHYSRSGHHKSKAAMYEALDAALQDIYDHLRAEKGLGAARLPDDSILRRLLQELLPEVPERSSSLRGRRGTCSPSSSHHYQPYHSASYQQPHHADASNNNQHTNASSNAHYYSDQGTDAGCITPQNRKPTPERERQSARAIYDFKAQSSKELSFKKGDAINIVRQIDSNWYEGEHRGRIGIFPISYVERVISNERKQPVRPPPPAQLREMGEAVARYNFNADTNVELSLRKGEKVILLRKVDKNWYEGRITGSNKQGIFPVSYVDLIKTSPSKSPGHRGDSYRVQKRMMQESQHGAGEPFQAVFNYVPRNEDELELREGDVVDVVEKCDDGWFVGTSRKSRQFGTFPGNYVKSL; this is encoded by the exons ATGACGGACGGATTGAGGAACGGTGACGCGAGCAGCTCCACTCTGACTGCTAAAGGCTACAGAAGCGTTCATCCCAACCTGCAGGACAAGAGCAGCCCTGTCCCG GGTGAAATGGCGATTAATGGAAGTGCCCACTCACAGAGGTCATTTTCTCCTCCATCACAACGTCCTCCTCCACCCATCTTTAGTCCTGGACTCGAGCATTTACAGCAGACAAGACACTCAG aaGGTTCAGAGTCAGTACAGAGGGAGTCGGTGTCAGTAGGTGAGAGGTCGTTCAGCAGTGTGACTCCTGTGGCTCGTTTCtcagaggaggaaaagaaagttTCAGTGATCAAGGCACCTCATTATCAGGGCATCGGGCCAGTGGACGAGTCGGGCCTCCCCCTTGCTATCCGCACG aCTGTAGACAGGCCTAAGGACTGGTACAAGACCATGTTTAAACAAATCCATACGGTGCATAAACCAG ATGATGACTATGCAGACACATACGGTGCTACTTATGCTGTGGGGAATAACG AGAACTTCGACCCCGTCCACGCCCACCCACCGCCTCGGACACACACCTACCGGCCCCTGTCTCGCAACTCCAACGAGCCTGGCAGAGCTCCGCCCCCTCGAGAGACGAGTCCCGTACCACCGCCACCCCCACCCATGCCCTCGCTCCTGCAGCTACGCTCACGAGATCTCGATCGTGAGAAAGAGCTCCCGCACGATCC AAACGAATGGAGCCCCCCGGATCGTAAGGTGGACACGCGGCGGTATCGTGCGGAGCCGCGCAGCATCTTCGAGTACGAACCGGGCAAATCCTCCATCCTGGAGCACGAGCGACCG GGTTTTGCGTTAGAAGCAGATGAGATAGATTTAGAGAACGAGCCGTGGTTTAAGTTCTTTTCAGAGCTGGAGTTCGGCCGGCCG CCTCCCAAAAAGAGGCTGGATTACACGCCTGACTGCTCCACCCACCCCAGCACACAG acgtctctctatctctcatcCTCCGAACGGCCTGAGAGCACCTCCAG CAGTGACTACAGGAAGAGACGAAAATCGGAGCCGTTTGTCACTCAGCAGAGCACAGGAAATGAGCAGAATGCTGGTCCAGCCTCGAGACTTCAACCTTACAAATCCAACAGTTTGAAGAAGCCTGCTGTACGTTCCTCACCTTCCTCTCCAGCAAAAGCAAAAG CTGGAGGCACTTGtgagtctctctctccatcagtgAGCTCCCCAGGTATGGACCCAGTGTCCTCTCACCTCTCATCTGACACCCTCTCCTTGTCCACATCCACCCTGCGCAGTTCCAAACAATCTATCAGCTTTAAGAATGGTTGGCAGGTGTGCCAGAAGGACAGCCCTGAAACCTGGAGCAGTGTGGAAGATGAGGAAGCGGGAGCGTCCTCGCCTCATCTCAAGTCTCGCAGTTGTGATAACTTACTCTCAGACAGTAGCGTTGGAATGAACGGAAACCATTCAGAAAGCATCGGATCACTGCTTGGTGATGGTGGGACACGCCAACCACAGGCACAAGCAAAGAGTCTCAATTCGTCCCCCAGAGCACGTCGGCATCACCGGCGCAAAATGGCCCACGATACTCCAGGATTCCTTCAGCTTTACAAGACGATGCATCACATCGATCGGGCACAGCTTTTGCCCTCAGAAGTGATCTGTTCTGTCCGTGCCCGCATCCTGGAACTGGAGagacaacagcagcagcagaggaAAAGCCTGGATTCATGGGCACCATTAGGCCAGGAAGTACCACAGAGCATGGTGCCAAATCGGATCTCAGAGTATGAGCAGATGATCCAAAAGTCAAAATCCATGCCAGACCTGGGCGAAGATAACACTCAATCAGGCACCACCACGCCAGGGTCTTCTCGAGCCAGCAGTTGCCCCAAGCGTCGCTTCTCAGTTGAATCTCTTCTAGAGGAGGAGGACCCTCCAGAAAGGGCAAGAAGTCCCCCAGAAGGCCAACCACGGCCAGGTCCAGAAGATCGAAGCCTTGTTCCGGTTGTCAGACAGAACCTACACAAACAGCAAGACTACTCAGACAGTGAGCAGGATGCTTGCACCTCCGAATTGAGTGACTTTATTCAGATAGAAGGGTCTTCATTTTGTAGTGAGAGCGACTTAGACCACTGCTCACTAACGTCATCGGAGAGCTTCTGTGGTTCTggacatcatcaccaccatcaccaccaccaccatcaccatggACGCCGTCACCACAGcagccaccaccaccatctccaccaGAGTCTGGGTCAGAGTCAAGGTTACCACCACCGCCACCTCATCAGCTCTTGTAAGGGCCGTTGCCCGGCATCCTACACCCGCTTCACCACTATGCTTAAGCATGAGAGAGCACAGCAAGAGAGCCACACATCTATCACCCCTCCACTGGCTCAGCAATCACCCAGCCTTTCCAAGCTGGCCTTCCTGGTTAGCCCGGTGCCTTTCCGCAAGAAGCGGGGTTCCTCACCAACCCAGCAGCACTATAGTCGCTCGGGCCACCACAAATCAAAGGCAGCCATGTATGAGGCTTTAGACGCTGCCCTTCAAGACATTTATGACCACTTAAGGGCTGAGAAAGGGCTTGGAGCTGCTCGGTTGCCGGATGACAGCATTTTGCGTCGGCTCCTGCAGGAGTTGCTCCCAGAAGTTCCCGAAAGGAGCTCATCACTGCGGGGCCGGCGGGGGACTTGCTCCCCTTCCTCCTCCCACCACTACCAGCCTTACCACAGTGCCTCCTACCAGCAGCCGCACCACGCAGATGCCTCCAACAACAACCAGCACACTAATGCTAGCTCTAACGCACACTACTATTCAG ATCAGGGCACTGACGCTGGTTGCATCACACCTCAGAACAGAAAACCTACTCCGGAACGAGAG AGACAGTCTGCCAGGGCTATTTACGATTTTAAAGCTCAGTCCAGCAA AGAGCTCTCGTTTAAAAAGGGTGATGCAATCAACATCGTCAGGCAGATCGACAGCAACTGGTACGAGGGAGAGCACAGGGGGCGCATTGGGATTTTCCCTATCTCTTATGTCGAG AGGGTCATATCTAATGAGAGGAAGCAGCCGGTgcgtcctcctcctccagccCAGCTCAGGGAGATGGGCGAGGCTGTGGCTCGCTACAACTTCAACGCCGACACAAACGTGGAGCTTTCGCTCCGGAAG GGTGAGAAAGTGATCTTGCTAAGAAAAGTTGATAAGAACTGGTATGAAGGCAGAATCACAGGCTCCAATAAGCAGGGGATTTTCCCTGTCTCCTACGTTGATCTCATCAAGACCTCCCCTTCTAAAAGTCCTGGTCACCGTGGAGACTCCTACAGGGTGCAAAAG AGGATGATGCAGGAATCCCAGCACGGAGCAGGAGAGCC GTTCCAGGCCGTATTTAACTATGTGCCCCGGAACGAGGACGAGCTGGAGCTGCGAGAGGGGGACGTGGTGGATGTGGTGGAGAAGTGCGATGACGGCTGGTTCGTAG GAACGTCTCGTAAGAGCCGGCAGTTCGGAACCTTCCCAGGAAACTACGTTAAGAGTCTTTAA